A region from the Salvia splendens isolate huo1 chromosome 15, SspV2, whole genome shotgun sequence genome encodes:
- the LOC121768903 gene encoding myosin-2-like isoform X7 gives MSSTGTSLEEMLDSLGRRDDQKPNDMPPALPARPTSRTRLPSNRRAALPGIVEAVMELSSLNCANKDDSKGSRWESVGAKTVKKVKQGESHYPMAASDESKSVEMLANPPLGSSFRESERNMDMEYFIKHVGKLLVWCRLLNGPWESGEMKSTSGDEVSVLLTNGTVSTFNKLNIFPANPDILQGVDDLIQLSHLNEPSVLHNIHHRFSHDIVYSKAGPVLVAVNPFKDIQLYGDDFVNGYRQKLLDSPHVYAVADKAYCEMMTDKRNQSIVISGESGAGKTETAKLVMQYLAALGGGSNGGIESEFLQTSYILEAFGNAKTTRNNNSSRFGKLIEIHFSDTGKICGAKIQTFLLEKSRVVQLAQGERSYHIFYQLCAGAPSCLQGRLMLKRACDYTYLNQSDCLEIHGVDDGQNFSTLMEALNIVGISKDDQEQAFEMIAAVLWLGNISFHVIDNENHTEVVANEGIWSYFLISTAVKNAANLIGCGIPELMHALSTHSIQAGKDKVAKKLTLQQAIDARDSLAKLIHASLFEWLVEKINISLARVKHHTGSSIRILDIYGFESFKKNSFEQFCINYANERLQQHFIRHLFKIEQEEYESDGIDWEKVDFVDNQECLNLFEKKPLGLVSLLDEESNFPKATSLTFAAKLKQHLSANYCFKGDGAGAFTVCHYAGEVLYDTGEFLEKNRDPLHSEIIQLFSLCNSQLPQLFASKMIPSQKQSVITKFKDQLFKLMQQLESTTPHFVRCIKPNSKKVHGEFEKDLVSEQLRCCGILEVVRISRSGYPTRMTHQEFTRRYGILLPENNICQNPLNTSIAILQKFDIQPEMYQVGYTKLFFRAGQIGALEDVRGETLTGALEIQKCFRRHLAHRSILKLKGGSTALQSYVRGEIVRREYIALLKLKQQVAEQKMDEAVLQLQSGILVTVRNWKNPMPVKNQI, from the exons ATGTCCTCAACTGGGACCTCCTTAGAGGAAATGCTGGATTCTCTGGGGCGAAGAGACGATCAGAAGCCCAACGACATGCCTCCAGCCCTCCCGGCACGGCCGACCTCTCGCACTCGCCTTCCATCGAACAGGCGGGCAGCGCTGCCTGGCATTGTTGAAGCAGTGATGGAGCTGAGCTCATTAAACTGTGCGAACAAGGATGATTCCAAAGGCTCTAGGTGGGAGAGTGTTGGGGCCAAAACTGTTAAAAAAGTGAAACAGGGGGAATCACACTACCCCATGGCTGCTTCAGATGAGTCCAAGTCCGTAGAGATGCTTGCCAACCCTCCCCTAGGGTCGAGCTTTAGGGAGTCCGAGAGGAACATGGATATGGAGTATTTTATCAAACATGTAGGG AAACTTCTTGTTTGGTGTCGGCTACTTAATGGCCCATGGGAATCAGGAGAAATGAAATCTACTTCAGGCGATGAAGTCTCTGTCCTTCTCACAAACGGAACT GTTTCCACGTTCAACAAACTGAATATTTTTCCTGCCAATCCAGACATTCTTCAGGGGGTGGATGATCTTATCCAACTTAGTCATTTGAATGAGCCTTCAGTtcttcataatattcaccacAGATTTTCTCATGACATAGTATAT AGTAAGGCAGGGCCCGTTTTAGTGGCAGTCAATCCTTTCAAAGATATCCAGCTATATGGGGATGACTTTGTTAACGGTTATCGACAGAAGCTCCTAGACAGCCCTCATGTTTATGCTGTTGCTGACAAAGCATACTGTGAAATGATGACAG ATAAAAGAAACCAGTCCATTGTGATAAG TGGGGAGAGTGGGGCTGGGAAGACTGAAACTGCCAAGTTAGTGATGCAATATTTGGCTGCACTTGGTGGAGGTAGTAACGGTGGAATAGAATCTGAGTTTCTGCAAACAAGCTATATATTGGAAGCCTTTGGCAATGCTAAAACAACTAGGAATAACAACTCCAGCCGATTT GGAAAGTTAATTGAAATCCATTTTAGTGATACTGGAAAAATTTGTGGTGCTAAAATACAGACTT TCCTACTTGAAAAG TCAAGAGTTGTTCAGTTGGCTCAAGGAGAGAGGTCCTACCATATTTTCTATCAGCTTTGTGCTGGGGCTCCTTCTTGTCTCCAAG GTAGACTGATGTTAAAAAGGGCTTGTGATTACACCTATCTCAATCAGAGTGATTGCTTAGAGATCCATGGTGTTGATGATGGCCAGAATTTTTCTACTCTTATG GAAGCTCTAAATATTGTTGGAATATCCAAAGATGACCAAGAGCAGGCCTTTGAGATGATTGCTGCAGTATTGTGGCTGGGAAACATATCATTTCATGTCATTGACAATGAAAACCACACAGAGGTTGTTGCCAATGAAG GTATTTGGAGTTATTTTCTCATATCCACAGCTGTTAAAAACGCTGCTAACCTGATCGGCTGTGGTATTCCGGAGTTAATGCATGCTCTATCAACACATAGCATACAAGCTGGAAAAGATAAAGTTGCCAAAAAGCTGACACTACAACAG GCAATTGATGCGAGAGACTCCTTAGCCAAGTTAATCCATGCAAGCTTGTTTGAGTGGTTAGTAGAAAAGATCAACATATCACTTGCAAGGGTCAAGCATCACACTGGAAGTTCAATAAGGATTTTAGATATTTATGGGTTTGAATCATTTAAG AAAAATAGCTTTGAGCAGTTTTGCATCAACTACGCTAACGAAAGGCTCCAACAACATTTTATCCGACATCTCTTTAAAATTGAGCAAGAG GAATATGAGTCGGACGGAATTGACTGGGAAAAAGTAGATTTTGTAGATAATCAAGAATGTCTCAATCTCTTTGAGAAG AAACCTCTTGGATTAGTATCTTTATTGGATGAAGAATCAAATTTTCCCAAAGCCACAAGTTTAACTTTTGCTGCTAAGCTGAAACAGCACCTCAGTGCTAATTATTGTTTTAAAGGAGATGGGGCTGGAGCATTTACTGTTTGCCATTATGCTGGAGAG GTTCTCTATGACACCGGGGAGTTCCTGGAAAAGAACAGAGATCCATTGCATTCCGAAATCATACAGTTATTCTCACTGTGTAACAGCCAATTGCCTCAATTGTTTGCCTCTAAAATGATCCCATCTCAGAAGCAAAGTGTGATAACAAAATTCAAG GACCAGCTTTTTAAATTAATGCAGCAGCTTGAAAGCACAACTCCCCATTTTGTccgttgtataaagccaaatagTAAGAAGGTTCATGGTGAATTCGAGAAAGATCTTGTATCAGAGCAGCTTAGATGCTGTGGCATTCTTGAAGTTGTTAGGATCTCAAGATCTGGGTACCCAACCCGGATGACACATCAAGAATTCACAAGAAG GTATGGGATCTTACTTCCTGAGAATAACATATGCCAAAATCCATTAAATACCTCAATAGCCATTCTACAGAAGTTTGATATCCAACCTGAAATGTACCAGGTTGGTTATACAAAGTTATTCTTCCGAGCAGGACAG ATTGGTGCTCTGGAAGATGTTAGAGGAGAAACTCTGACAGGTGCTCTTGAGATACAGAAATGCTTCCGTCGTCATCTGGCTCATCGGAGTATTCTCAAACTTAAGGGGGGAAGTACCGCGTTGCAATCAT ATGTCCGTGGTGAAATCGTGAGAAGAGAGTATATTGCTTTACTAAAGCTGAAGCAGCAAGTTGCTGAACAAAAGATGGATGAGGCAGTTCTGCAACTACAATCTG GCATTTTAGTAACAGTCAGGAATTGGAAGAATCCAATGCCAGTGAAGAACCAGATATGA